A stretch of Aedes aegypti strain LVP_AGWG chromosome 2, AaegL5.0 Primary Assembly, whole genome shotgun sequence DNA encodes these proteins:
- the LOC5572889 gene encoding MIP18 family protein CG30152, with translation MLSFFRRKTSEDLSASTPSSSSASTPKKEVFPSPTLSQLGYRSADDLRETIYDFLRTIRDPEKPNTLEDLKVVYEEGIFVQEPTEGNVYVVRIEFNPTVPHCSLATLIGLCIRIKVQRNINHNLKLDIYIKKGAHSTEDEINKQINDKERIAAAMENPNLRQLVESCIKEED, from the exons ATGTTGTCCTTCTTCCGTAGGAAAACCTCCGAAGATCTCAGTGCATCAACGCCCAGCAGTTCCAGTGCTTCAACGCCCAAAAAAGAAGTCTTCCCATCGCCAACCTTATCACAGCTCGGCTACCGAAGTGCGGATGATCTGAGAGAAACGATCTACG ATTTCCTGCGTACCATCCGGGACCCGGAGAAGCCCAATACGTTGGAAGACTTAAAGGTGGTCTACGAGGAGGGCATCTTCGTCCAGGAACCAACCGAGGGCAACGTCTATGTAGTGCGGATCGAGTTCAACCCGACGGTTCCGCACTGCTCACTGGCCACGCTGATTGGTCTCTGCATCCGGATCAAGGTCCAACGGAACATCAATCACAACCTGAAGCTAGACATCTACATCAAGAAGGGCGCCCACTCGACGGAGGATGAAA TTAACAAGCAGATCAACGATAAAGAACGGATAGCGGCCGCCATGGAGAATCCAAACCTGCGACAGCTGGTGGAAAGCTGCATCAAAGAAGAAGACTGA